The DNA sequence AAAATAGGAAACCTTGTGGTGATCAATGCTACCTTATGGTATGATTCACATACTTAGTGAAGCACTAAAATCCTTGAATGCTGTCTTTGGAGTATCTTTGTAATAAATTTTTGGTCAACCATAAAGAGAGAAATAGTTTTTTATTCATGATATCACTGAAAGAATGTTATGTGATCCCTGAACTCTTTGAATTTAGTGATTGCTTGGGATTAACGTTTGATGTTTGTGTGCTGCCAATTTTCTTATTGAATGGTGATCTTTGTTGTACAATCTTCTGTCAATAAATGATGTTTGCACTTGTAAAACATATTTAATGGTCATCTTAAAATTCTTGGATGGATGTTTTGAGCTAGGATGAGCATAGCGAAAGAAAATACTTGagaaatttatatacataaatgGCAATGATAAAAAGATAGATGGCCTTCAAAAATAGATGAGTTAATGTACTGGAATGAATTCTGATCTTTTTGCTGTTTAGTGATACAAAATTGAGTTCAAAAATAGATGAGTTCAAAATGTCAAATAACATTAGGTTTAGTGATACAAAATTGAGTGTAATGTGCTGTTAGATGTTTTTGCTGTTTAAGACTCCTAAGCATCACTTATGTTTCAGTTCATTCAAGGCTATGTTGTCAGTTGTTGGAGTCCTTTTGGTTTCAGGTGTGAGCTGGTTTGGGATTGAAGTGATGTGCTATTTAATCAAATGGCAACATTGTAATGGCATTGTACCATTGACTTGTTATTCATGATGATTCCAGCTACTATCTTGATGTATGGATTATTGTTGAGGAGCTTCAGTATTgtttttttcatttgtgtaacagAGAGGCTAACAGATAATAAAAAATCGAAGTATATGCTTGTGAATGCCTAAAACATCATATCATCATGAGTAGGTAAATTAACTCATGTGCTCATAATTTAGTTAGGAAAGTTACTGCAGTTGAACCTTGTGAAAACAATATTGAGCAGGTGAATAAGACTGTTTTTTCCTTTCCTTATTAGGGTGAACACCTTGGTATGTTAGGTTGCAGATGGCATACAGAGGACTATTTAGGATGTGAGAGATACAGCTGGACTTCTTTGTTCATTTAACAATCAAAGAAATAGCTGACATGTTTTTTCATCTTTTTTCAGAGAAAAGAAGATTGTCAAGCTCAATCAAGTGGTACTTTTGGTACCAAATTTACACATGAGATAGAACCTAAAACATTAGCAGAGGGACTTGATAATTCATTACCCTCTGAATCTGAAGACTCAAATCCTGATGATGAGAATGCGAAACCAGTTGCTTCTGAGAAAATATGCACTAATATTAACACGCCCATCATTTTGTCAGAAACTTCCAATAGAACGGGTAAACaagattctgaagatactgatgATATAGACACCACATCAGATGTTCCACTGAAAAATATAGACAAGCACAAGACATCAAATAATGGAAAGAGATTACTGGGAGAACATGAGCCTGGCGAAGTAAATTTGATGGCTTCTGACAAAAAGCGGAAGAAACCATCTTACTCAGAGGTTCCTTCGATGCATGAGGATTTCTCAGACAGACATCCCGATTCAAGCACTGGTAGTAAATGTCCGGATTTTGAGTCACCTGCTCCAAATCAACAACTGGAGAAAGTTATAGACAAGTATGTTGAACAGCCTACGGGGAACGATGTTCGTGTTGGTAGCAGCAGTAATACTATAGAAGACGTAACAAAAGGTATTACTCAAGTTACCATGATAAAGACCTCTTGCTCTAACAGGAATGAAACCTCTCATGATTGGAACACTATGGAGAAAGATCTATACTTGAAGGGGATAGAGATATTTGGAGAAAACTGGTATGCTACTAAATCCTTATCTTGTTTACCATTTAGTCAAAAGAATATAATGTTTTGGAGACATTTTTTATAAGATGAATAGTGTAAAGAGATAACTTATATGTAaaatacatttttaaaaatataatgcttGATTGTCCCATTCTTGTTGCTTTTCCATGGTTCCTGAAGGACATAGTGACTTGCCTCTGTTATTAAATTGTCAAGCAAGATGTGTTCTATTGATCTTTGGATAAAAAGAAATGCCACCTGGTAAGTCAGTACATGGGTAGAGGTGAATTTATGTTAATGTTGATGCATTTACTGGTAAAGCTATCCTGCTCATTGTCAAGTGAATGATAGATGCATTTAAGAATTACATTCTGTTCTTTGTAGCTAACAATGTAAACAAGAGCTAGAAGGATTAACTTTGCAATATCTGTTGTTCATGAAGACTTCAGTCATAATGAGTTCCATGAGTTCTATGAAAAATAGAACTGGTGCAAGGGCAGTTTGGAGAATTATCACATAATGACTCTATATTCTTGTCATTTGTGTCTCTTTTAGTTATTTTTTAGCCCAAACGAAGAGCTGAagctaatttttaaattttagtccACACATCTGTAGTGATGGTTGTTGTCCCAGTTGGTTTGTTTGTTATTCATGTCATTAATCTGCATTCATTTAATGCTCATTCTCTGCAGTTGCCTCATAGCAAGAAACATACTTTCTGGCCTGAAGACATGCATGGAAGTTGCAAATTACATGGCCAGCTATGGAGCTTCCCTAGCGAGCAGACCCATCTTAGCAAATTCATGCTTTGATGACAGTGGGAGGACAGATCAGGAACATATGGTGCGTTGTAAAACACCAGCATATTTGACATTACAATGGCAAACTTCCTGTTACAGGGAAATGATTGAAATTATTAGATTATTCTACAACATAAGGAAATAATAATTTACTACATGGTTTGTTTTACCGGTCCATACCGATAGACTGGTATATGCCACACGTACCAATCTCCTATCGAACCAGTATGTATCGCCCGTAGCAAGTGGTATGTCACGGTTTGGCGAACCTTGATTTACTAACCTTTGGTTGAGTAGGGTGACTCTTAAAACTGTCTGAATTATGCAACTGTCAACTAGAAAATTAATGAAACCTCTGCAAGGAAAtttttcctcaccatctcttagcTTACATGGTTCTAAAGTTATAAAATAGTCATTTGGGAAACCTGAGGAAGGAATGGGACAACTCTGAAGGAACTGTATGCAAATACATGTTCTTAATCTCTATTCAGAAGAATAGTCAATTGCCTAGTGTGGTTGTGTTTTCATGGTAATGTCTTTCTCAATACCAACCAAGCGATCTGGTTGGCTTCCCTTTTTGAAACTCATTTTCCTCGTCAacgttttctttttttctaatgAGCTTTTGGACTACCCTAGAAGTTTATAATTAAGATCCAAAtgcaaacataaaaaaaatattggcaaTATTTGGAATTTGTTAAGTAAACTGATTTTGTCGACTTCTATATATTGTCTCTCATTGCACTGCATATTGTTGACTCTTTCAGCTCCTACAGGAATACAATAAATTCTGAGGTTGTAAATCAAACTAATTTTCTCTGTGCATTATCATTTTCCTCTCTTCTCTATATAACTTCTCTAATTTAGCTAAGAAGCTGTTAGGTAACTACGGATGCTTAATAGTTGCTCTCCAACTCTGGACACATTATTTATGCAGATGGTTTTATATATCAAATATATCAAGTTCTAGATGCTTACTCTAAATGAGTTGATGTTAACATTGTAGGATCAAGATATGCCCACAAGAACACGAATATTGCGAAGAAGGGGAAAAACACGGAAGCTTAAATACACCTGGAAATCTGCTGGCTACCCTTATATTCGCAAAAGAATTGCTGATGGTAAACAGCAGTCATGTAAACAGTACACACCATGTGGTTGCCAACAAATGTGTGGGAAACAGTGCCCTTGTATGCACAACGGAACTTGCTGTGAGAAGTATTGTGGGTATGCTATTTTTTCATCAATCTATAAACAATTATATATACAGTAACTTTCTTCTTTGAACAAtattttttacatgaaaattaATACATTATATTCAGAATATAACATGCTAGGCTGTGGTTTGAGTTTATGTTGACGTACGCAATTGTAAATGGGAATCAGAAGTGATATGTTGAATTCCTATTGGAGGAAATGATATAAGATTGCTGTGAGCTTTTGTAGGTCATCTGGAAGTATAATTGTCATTTCTGGTTcatttatgagttttttttttatgcaggTGTTCAAAGGGTTGCAAAAACCGATTCCGAGGATGCCATTGTGCCAAGAGTCAGTGCAGAAGCCGGCAGTGTCCTTGCTTTGCAGCGGGTCGTGAATGCGATCCTGATGTCTGCAGGAATTGTTGGGTTAGGTAATTTTGTTGTTTTGTgataattttcttcatttttaatgATTTTAGTCAATTGAGTTTATGAATCCTTTATTATGCATGACCAAGCATCATCCTTTGCTGTGGAAGAACTTTATGTGCACAAATCATGTTAGATTTCCAGATTATCATGTTACTATAAAGAGTATCCTCAGTTTTTATTAAGTGAATATAAAACAAGGCTGGTTTAGTTGTTTCATAGAGCCTGCAAATCTGGTTACTGGAATAAAATTGTTTCCTCCTTTAGTGTCTATGCCCTAATTAATTTTGTGTTTTATTGGTCATGGTTTTGTTGTGTCAGAACAGTTCTTGGTGCTTCTACTCTTGTTGTTGATGGAATTTTGGAGAAACGAAAGCAAGTacaaatatattgatattttcaCTAAATCATCCtatttaattttttgaaataAGTTTGACAGAAAGAGTAGATCTAATGTAGTTTTCTTTCTAGGAGCTAGATGATTATACTATTGTAGGGCATAATATACACAAGAAAATGCTTTCTACTTGTGCAGCTGTGGAGATGGTTCCCTAGGTGAGCCACCAGATCGAGGTGATGGCTATCACTGTGGCAACATGAAGCTCCTTCTAAAGCAGCAGGAAAGAGTGAGTGTGCACTACTGTTGCAATGTTACATCATCTTTTATGGTGCTTTATACCAAAATACTATGCGTACTAGTTCTACTTCTCTTTTCCGTTTGCATAGATTTTGTTGGCAAGGTCCGATGTTGCTGGATGGGGAGCCTTTATTAGGGTTAGTAGATCAACGATAGGTATTACATTTGCTGTAATTTTGACATTGTAATT is a window from the Musa acuminata AAA Group cultivar baxijiao chromosome BXJ2-1, Cavendish_Baxijiao_AAA, whole genome shotgun sequence genome containing:
- the LOC103996916 gene encoding histone-lysine N-methyltransferase EZ3 isoform X2, producing MKKQIKASRLVSIREKIETNSKNLRLHTCNLFDLAAAAEAATRSSSNQSKGENLLSTRMGSAPCTLSGWDVLNGSGDKEVVHNQEEVLSSGTVVIGNNGGNKSVVRLLNLPFVEKIPPYTTWIFLNKNQRMAEDQSVVGRRRIYYDPVGNEALICSDTDEEIAEPEEEKHEFSEGEDQILWKAIQEHGINQEVLNILHQFIDATHDEIEDRYEMLLSKHNKKHRSEPKDSDEKDSEGRLFSDKSLNAALDSFDNLFCRRCLIFDCRLHGCSQNLVISNEKQSSAFDLEENRKPCGDQCYLMRKEDCQAQSSGTFGTKFTHEIEPKTLAEGLDNSLPSESEDSNPDDENAKPVASEKICTNINTPIILSETSNRTGKQDSEDTDDIDTTSDVPLKNIDKHKTSNNGKRLLGEHEPGEVNLMASDKKRKKPSYSEVPSMHEDFSDRHPDSSTGSKCPDFESPAPNQQLEKVIDKYVEQPTGNDVRVGSSSNTIEDVTKGITQVTMIKTSCSNRNETSHDWNTMEKDLYLKGIEIFGENCCLIARNILSGLKTCMEVANYMASYGASLASRPILANSCFDDSGRTDQEHMDQDMPTRTRILRRRGKTRKLKYTWKSAGYPYIRKRIADGKQQSCKQYTPCGCQQMCGKQCPCMHNGTCCEKYCGCSKGCKNRFRGCHCAKSQCRSRQCPCFAAGRECDPDVCRNCWVSCGDGSLGEPPDRGDGYHCGNMKLLLKQQERILLARSDVAGWGAFIRNPVNKNDYLGEYTGELISHREADKRGKIYDRANSSFLFDLNDQYVLDAYRKGDKLKFANHSSNPNCYAKVMLVAGDHRVGIFAKEHIEAGEELFYDYRYGPDQAPAWARKPEGSKRDDSSVSHSRAHKVA
- the LOC103996916 gene encoding histone-lysine N-methyltransferase EZ3 isoform X1, which codes for MVTSSRAGDASSNRSKRVEGEQGREGIANLSWKLSQMKKQIKASRLVSIREKIETNSKNLRLHTCNLFDLAAAAEAATRSSSNQSKGENLLSTRMGSAPCTLSGWDVLNGSGDKEVVHNQEEVLSSGTVVIGNNGGNKSVVRLLNLPFVEKIPPYTTWIFLNKNQRMAEDQSVVGRRRIYYDPVGNEALICSDTDEEIAEPEEEKHEFSEGEDQILWKAIQEHGINQEVLNILHQFIDATHDEIEDRYEMLLSKHNKKHRSEPKDSDEKDSEGRLFSDKSLNAALDSFDNLFCRRCLIFDCRLHGCSQNLVISNEKQSSAFDLEENRKPCGDQCYLMRKEDCQAQSSGTFGTKFTHEIEPKTLAEGLDNSLPSESEDSNPDDENAKPVASEKICTNINTPIILSETSNRTGKQDSEDTDDIDTTSDVPLKNIDKHKTSNNGKRLLGEHEPGEVNLMASDKKRKKPSYSEVPSMHEDFSDRHPDSSTGSKCPDFESPAPNQQLEKVIDKYVEQPTGNDVRVGSSSNTIEDVTKGITQVTMIKTSCSNRNETSHDWNTMEKDLYLKGIEIFGENCCLIARNILSGLKTCMEVANYMASYGASLASRPILANSCFDDSGRTDQEHMDQDMPTRTRILRRRGKTRKLKYTWKSAGYPYIRKRIADGKQQSCKQYTPCGCQQMCGKQCPCMHNGTCCEKYCGCSKGCKNRFRGCHCAKSQCRSRQCPCFAAGRECDPDVCRNCWVSCGDGSLGEPPDRGDGYHCGNMKLLLKQQERILLARSDVAGWGAFIRNPVNKNDYLGEYTGELISHREADKRGKIYDRANSSFLFDLNDQYVLDAYRKGDKLKFANHSSNPNCYAKVMLVAGDHRVGIFAKEHIEAGEELFYDYRYGPDQAPAWARKPEGSKRDDSSVSHSRAHKVA